Proteins encoded by one window of Rutidosis leptorrhynchoides isolate AG116_Rl617_1_P2 chromosome 7, CSIRO_AGI_Rlap_v1, whole genome shotgun sequence:
- the LOC139859660 gene encoding uncharacterized mitochondrial protein AtMg00810-like — protein sequence MVVSMFLVFERTRISNCKETGNTTASVVGNSDKWWVWSARNRNKKISAAVALGGFNGGGLWFESGEGGEMVKIKVEAHGGEDQGGVRVYKVRLIANGCSQQVGIDCDETFYPLVKPGTIRTVLSIAASRHWPVHQLDVKNVFLHGHLSETVYMHQPPGFHDPSSPDHGMLSVFDFSIADDTSLFIYRHVTNTAYLLLYVDDILRTASSPTFLQQIISSLHKEFSMTDLGPLNYFLGYFGYTYCFWDVSLSQKKYAFEIIERADMGSCHPCKTPIDAKAKFTSSGPPVKDPISYRSLSGALQYLTFTRPDITYAVQHICLFMHDPREPHLAALRWIIRYIQGTINLGLQLYASSTSSLVAYSDADWAGCPSTRRSTSGYCVFLGNNMLSWLSKRQSSPSRSSAEAEFRGVANAVVKT from the exons ATGGTGGTTTCGATGTTTTTGGTGTTTGAACGAACAAGAATTAGTAATTGTAAA GAAACAGGAAACACAACTGCATCAGTTGTAGGTAATAGCGACAAGTGGTGGGTTTGGTCAGCTCGTAACAGGAACAAAAAAATAAGTGCAGCAGTAGCTTTGGGTGGTTTTAACGGTGGTGGTTTGTG GTTTGAGAGTGGTGAAGGTGGCGAGATG GTGAAGATCAAGGTGGAAGCTCATGGTGGTGAAGATCAAGGTGGTGTACGTGT GTATAAGGTGCGACTCATTGCTAATGGTTGCAGCCAACAGGTTGGTATCGATTGTGACGAGACATTTTATCCGCTGGTTAAACCGGGCACCATTCGTACTGTTCTCAGCATTGCCGCATCTCGACACTGGCCAGTTCATCAGCTTGATGTCAAGAATGTGTTTCTTCACGGGCATCTCTCCGAGACTGTATATATGCACCAACCTCCGGGCTTCCATGATCCGTCTAGCCCCGATCAT GGTATGCTCAGTGTGTTTGATTTTAGCATAGCCGATGACACATCTCTTTTTATTTACCGACATGTTACTAACACCGCCTATTTActtttatatgtggatgatatcctTCGGACTGCTTCATCGCCTACATTTCTTCAACAGATCATCAGTTCCTTACACAAGGAGTTTTCGATGACAGATCTCGGTCCCCTGAATTACTTTCTAGGGTATTTCGGTTACACGTATTGCTTCTGGGATGTTTCTCTCTCTCAGAAAAAGTATGCGTTCGAGATCATCGAGCGTGCCGATATGGGTAGTTGCCATCCTTGTAAGACACCGATTGACGCCAAAGCCAAGTTCACATCTTCGGGTCCTCCAGTGAAGGACCCTATATCATATCGTAGCTTGTCCGGTGCACTCCAGTACCTAACATTCACTAGGCCTGACATTACTTACGCGGTGCAGCACATCTGTTTATTTATGCATGATCCTCGTGAGCCCCATCTCGCTGCCCTCCGATGGATAATTCGATACATACAGGGCACCATCAATCTTGGCCTTCAGTTATATGCGTCCTCTACCTCATCGTTAGTTGCTTATTCGGACGCCGACTGGGCAGGCTGTCCCTCTACGCGTAGATCTACCTCCGGCTACTGTGTTTTCTTAGGCAACAATATGTTGTCTTGGTTGTCTAAACGACAGTCTAGCCCGTCTCGCTCTAGTGCAGAGGCGGAGTTTCGCGGCGTTGCTAATGCCGTTGTCAAAACCTAA